taatttagacctaatgaggctaaggagactggggattcgacctaaggagtcAAGAATATGCGAGAAGCAAGGAGGaagattcaaccacgagtttttcCCTTCTTCTTCCTACTTTTCATTATTGATTATGActtttagtattgtagtttttacatgctattatgagtagctaatttgttatctagggttttgatggaaccttttgtaggatgagttattgttatgttttaatataatttagcctttgaatttatctatttgttcaactacgtgtttatttcagttgattgaatgaccatcgaTTGAccgtgcctatttattatgtgtttcttgagaaaggatacatatttaggtggttgttgaacaacgtTACTCATAACGTATGCGAGAGATCAATATAACGGGTTTAAAGGTAGGTTTAGaaataacaaagccttgacgtGGTCATAGTGAGCGGTTCGATGAAGCCAACTAgcatagttcgagagaatatgtctagtaaattattgtagttgctcgagagagaattacggcacctaaagtgctcacgatTAGTAGAGAATACATTGGCAAAATTGTTGGGAACATAGCTGGAAGGATTCTGACAAttagggaaatcataactctagacctctttAATTTAATCTCCAACCATTTGTctcgttagttgataattttaccacTTTCTAGtatttgctagttaattagttagaaatataaatctcaatctttataatttagaaaattgttcaaacttgtcttcttagtgatattaaacagctatagctaagccttagttctttgtgggattcgactccggacttttagaccggattatatttgcagcgaccgcttatccttttcaGAACTAGAGTTGGACGTGATCAAGTGAAGTAATTAGAAGTTAACTAAATACAAACTCGCCTAATTAGTATTGGTCATTAGTAGTAAGGAGGCTACTAAAATTCAATTATTCACGACACAATTTCAATTGCAACTTTTTTTAGATGTTCAATGGTTATATGACCAATTACAAATATCCTTTTAATTGCATTGATTCGTTTCACATGAGATTTTATATCAAGACGTAAGAAATGATATATAAAACATATAGTAAGATTTCTGTAGGGCCATTTACTTTATTCAAATTGAAACGGGCTACTAGAATGTTCAGCTTGTTACAACTTACATTAATTAACTCTGATTATGTCATTTTCAATATCTAATATGGACCAAGTTTTCTAAGTACACCTCCCTAATGCTAGCTAATTAATTATGTTATGACCATATATTTCGGGTCAATTGATTTCGTGACTctttacaaacttgtttttagttttataaccctacctttttttttaatacacatggagatttacttttacacgcAAGAGATctgtcttttacacataagagatttttcttaattttaaaattacaAAGGGGCATGATTTACAAATAGCCCTCTATCAACTATCACAATAATGTCAAGCATATATCCAAATCATGGTAGACATCGAacttttaagcaaaattatttaaatttcatttttcttttacgAAAATGTCTCAAATAAGTTCTAACTTACCAATCTTTAGCCACTAATTATATGcttaccaaaactagccaagcacatataaaaattaaaaacccaaataaataaaaattctttttctccaagaatcacacgcaaagatctccttccatatttttaagtgtgatcagcaacattagatgcaagatgaaaaagaaatttcatggatgaggtagcaaacgAGGTGATGAAATTCCAATGTGATGAGCTTAATTCGTTCCTAGTATCTTGCTTCAAAATCTGTTAATACAAATTGTTAGAAGCCATGTATTAGGATTCTATAAATCCGTTTATTTGAAACAATAATAAATTGAATTGTTGATCTATGTGCACGGCAGATATATCCCAAAAGTAGATTAACGTCCTTCTTACAAAGTTGAATATCAGAGGATTGTCAAGTGAACTATGTAAACAGATCAATTCTTCAACATTTACAGATGATGTAAGATTAACAGACACAAAATTTTGTGCTGTTAACCATGTTTTAATAACTTTTATTATGTTTAACAGAATGAAATGATGcacctctttcttctttctttttaatgTATGAATCTTACTGACCACAACAAAACATTTCTTTGCAACAATAACTTCAAGCCATTTGCCAAGTGATCTGTTAGGTTCAAAGATCAGCATTTCCTCATTAGCTGAATTTCTCAAACCATGAGCGTCAAGGCAGCAAGTTGGATGTCAGCCTCCAATTAGACAACATAAACTATTTTCACTTCCCTCTTAAGCTCATGCTCTTCCGCTTCTGATTGACGGCAAAACGTCGTGCCATAGCAGGGTTGTAGAATGTTCTCATGTGTTCTGACAATTTATGAATGGCTCGTAGATCACCAACTGCTGAAAGCCGCATTAAAAACGAGTCAAATTTTCGGTATGGCAGTTTCATACCCCTGCTAACAACTTCTTCCAAAAGAAAGCATGCTTCTTCAGTAGCATTGCAGTCAAAAAGCCCTTCAATCATCACACAGTATGTTTCTGTAACACGCGCACAACCTCTCTTACTCATCTCATGCCAGGTCTCAAAGGCTCCATCTACATCGCCCATTTTAAAGAACATAACAATTAGCATATTATAAGTCTGCACACTGGGAACACAGCGCACTTCGATCATCTTCTGATAAAGCCTATGTGCTTCATCTCTCTCTTTATTGTCACAAAGGACCTTAAGAAAACAGTTGTATGTAACTATATCAGCGGGGTAGCCCTTGTTTCCCATCTCTTCCAAAAGCTTATAAGCTGCCTCAGTTTTTCCACCCAAACACATACCTTCAATCAGTTCCTTGTAAGTTGAAACATCAGGAACACATCCACTGCTTATCATATCCCCTAGAACTTTAAAACATTCCGTCATCATATCATTTTGAGCAAGAGCCAAGATCATAATAGTATAAGTTTTTGCAGTGGGAGAAGACATGGTTGAACCTTTAGTTCTCATGAACTCGAGAAGTTCAGCAGCCTTCATCACCATCCCAGCAGAGCAAAACGTGTCAATGGCAGTATTATAGGTGAAGTTATCCGGCGTATGCCCTATGTCGATCATATGTTCAAGAATGCTCATAGCTCTATCTGGGTTTCTAACACGACACCAACCGAAGAAAAGAATGTTATAAGTATCAGCAGTTGGCTTAACCTTACTCTTGACCCGCTTAAACATAGCCTCGGCATCCTCCACAAGGCAGCACTTAGACAAAGCATCCAACAACAAATTAAAGGCATAAACTTCGGGTTGTGTCTTCACTCTTAGCTTCTTCTTCTTTGCAAACTTATGAAGATGTGTCAAATGCCTTTCAGTATACTGTCTAAGAATTGTCAACAAGACTTCTATAGGAACCAAACGCTTATCATTCCTCTTCATGTAGTCTAGAAGATCACAAACAATACGAAACTGCTTCACCTTGTATTTCGTACTAGACAATATATCAATCATCTCATTATATGCCTGGGGCTCGTGACTATAATTTTCTCGATGTCCTGCCCACGTAAAGAACCTAAACGCTAACTTCTCTTCATAGTGAAGCTTTTGCAAGACCCCCACCACCAATGGCGTCGTTAATTCTATTTCAAGCTTATCAAGAACTCTCTCCATCTTATGCTCTGGCTTAGAGTGATCCATCACAACCTTGTAAACCTTATCATCAATGGAATCGTCGCTACATTTTTCTGTTTTTTTCTCCAATGCAGAATTTTCTGCACAATAAAACCGCTGAAAGGACCCACTGATGAATGATGGTACCCCAAATCTTGAACTTTTATTCAAGATAAATGATACCCTTGTAGCAAAAAGATGTTGTAATTCGTGTTTGCTGGCATGCCCATGAATATGTTTAGATACTAATGTATTTGGCCTTAGATTTTGATGAAGCTTGTGATTTTGGGAATGCAATTTTCTTGTCAAAGTTTTACAGATAAATGAGACAACTTGGAGCTGAGACATCGCACAGCGAGCAAAACAAATTATCTTTTATCAATCATGTGTGCTTTCCGCTGAGGCATTTCATCGAACAGGCGGAAGCTATAAACACAGTGAAGCACGACTGAGCTCTCTCACAACTTGGCTATTGCTTCTCAGTCTTTTACCCAAAAATATATGGAGGCATACGTATGGGTGGAAGCAGAGAGCAAAATAATGGACTCATACGACGCTGTTTTGTTCTCCGTTCAATCTGCTCCCGGCGCCGGAAGTTACAAAGTAAGTTTTGCTACCTTTGCCCAAACTGTCACCGATATTTTAATTTCGGAAAAGGCCTAAAAATGACCCTCAACTAAACTAAATGGCCTACCTATGTCATCCGTTAAAAGGTCGGTCTATCCATGCCACTAACGTTATACTTTTGGCCTATTCATATCACTAACCGCCTATTTATGCCATTGTTCACTAACAGttcaattttttgatttttaaataataaaaattaatttttcaacCTCACATTTGTCACGTGTCTTTATATTACTGGTTCTTCTTTATTTGACCATATATTTCTTTTAACTCTGATTATGTATAATTAACCATATCCAACCTGATAAAATCCAATCATCTTTTAACCCAACCCATAATTCCTTGTCACaactcaaaatccaactagtcgtgataacacctaacccaacccgctaggtaagccgattaataactatccaatttaatgaaaTTTTTTCCAGACAattaatgataaaataactgaaccttaatacattttccaagaactgatagtacaaatcatgagcttctaaaattttgatttttacaAATTGGATTGAAATAAACACAACATCGATTTCAATTAAATACAAATCATTGTAAAAATCACTGTTACAGTTTGTAAAAATCACTGTTCAGGTTGAAACCGAATCAGTGATTTTTACAAATCAAACTGTAACAGTGATTTTTACAATGATTTGTATTTATTTGAAACTGATGTTGTGTTTATTTCAATTCAGtttgtaaaaatctaaatcttaaAAGTTTATGATTTGTATTACTATTCCT
This region of Nicotiana tomentosiformis chromosome 4, ASM39032v3, whole genome shotgun sequence genomic DNA includes:
- the LOC104112092 gene encoding pentatricopeptide repeat-containing protein At1g73400, mitochondrial; this encodes MSQLQVVSFICKTLTRKLHSQNHKLHQNLRPNTLVSKHIHGHASKHELQHLFATRVSFILNKSSRFGVPSFISGSFQRFYCAENSALEKKTEKCSDDSIDDKVYKVVMDHSKPEHKMERVLDKLEIELTTPLVVGVLQKLHYEEKLAFRFFTWAGHRENYSHEPQAYNEMIDILSSTKYKVKQFRIVCDLLDYMKRNDKRLVPIEVLLTILRQYTERHLTHLHKFAKKKKLRVKTQPEVYAFNLLLDALSKCCLVEDAEAMFKRVKSKVKPTADTYNILFFGWCRVRNPDRAMSILEHMIDIGHTPDNFTYNTAIDTFCSAGMVMKAAELLEFMRTKGSTMSSPTAKTYTIMILALAQNDMMTECFKVLGDMISSGCVPDVSTYKELIEGMCLGGKTEAAYKLLEEMGNKGYPADIVTYNCFLKVLCDNKERDEAHRLYQKMIEVRCVPSVQTYNMLIVMFFKMGDVDGAFETWHEMSKRGCARVTETYCVMIEGLFDCNATEEACFLLEEVVSRGMKLPYRKFDSFLMRLSAVGDLRAIHKLSEHMRTFYNPAMARRFAVNQKRKSMSLRGK